One window of Pyrus communis chromosome 12, drPyrComm1.1, whole genome shotgun sequence genomic DNA carries:
- the LOC137709770 gene encoding NAC domain-containing protein 7-like, translating to MDTLSHVPPGFRFHPTDEELVDYYLRKKTASKPIDFDVVRDVDLYKIEPWDLEDLCKIGSGDQNEWYFFNHKDKKYPTGHRSNRATKAGFWKATGRDKAIYRGKFLVGMRKTLVFYKGRAPNGQKSDWIMHEYRLETSENGTPQEEGWVVCRVFKKKLPTVRRMGDYESPNCYDQVPFMQQLDNSPRTSISHTYVSSQYQQQLHYSQCKPELDLQYNMPHHHHDSFLQLPQLESPKVRHQPATPYGNYVMQSSILTQEEQLHYFCPQNPFNSSASSSGHMHYNNTDYLQVVDQVKDWRALDKYVASQLSHDQQDASKEVTNYSNAQETFHVAEHINMLANEASRRPDYNNNGQEYYASTSTSSCQIDLWK from the exons ATGGATACGCTTTCACATGTACCCCCAGGCTTTCGATTCCATCCCACAGATGAAGAACTTGTTGATTATTATCTTAGAAAGAAGACTGCTTCGAAACCAATTGATTTTGATGTCGTCAGAGATGTTGATCTCTATAAGATTGAGCCATGGGATCTTGAAG ATTTGTGCAAAATAGGAAGTGGTGATCAGAATGAATGGTACTTCTTTAACCATAAAGATAAGAAGTACCCTACCGGACATCGATCAAATAGGGCAACAAAAGCCGGGTTTTGGAAAGCTACAGGAAGAGATAAGGCTATTTACAGAGGAAAATTCCTTGTTGGCATGAGAAAGACTTTAGTCTTCTACAAAGGCCGTGCTCCAAATGGACAGAAGTCAGATTGGATCATGCATGAATATCGACTAGAAACTAGTGAAAATGGAACTCCTCAG GAAGAAGGATGGGTTGTGTGTAGAGTGTTCAAGAAAAAATTGCCAACAGTGAGGAGAATGGGAGATTACGAGTCACCAAATTGCTATGACCAAGTCccattcatgcaacaacttgaTAACTCTCCAAGAACATCAATTTCCCACACTTACGTATCATCACAATATCAGCAGCAGCTACACTATTCACAATGCAAGCCAGAGCTTGATTTGCAGTACAACATGCCACATCATCATCATGACTCTTTTCTCCAGCTCCCTCAATTGGAAAGCCCCAAAGTTCGTCATCAGCCAGCTACCCCATATGGTAATTATGTCATGCAGTCTTCCATACTCACACAAGAGGAGCAATTGCATTACTTCTGCCCGCAAAATCCTTTCAACTCATCTGCGTCGTCATCAGGACATATGCATTACAACAACACTGATTATCTACAAGTTGTTGATCAAGTGAAGGATTGGCGAGCCCTTGACAAGTATGTTGCATCACAGCTCAGCCATGACCAGCAAGATGCTTCCAAGGAAGTCACAAATTACtccaatgcacaagaaacatttCATGTGGCTGAACACATTAATATGCTTGCCAATGAAGCTTCCAGAAGGCCAGACTATAATAATAATGGACAGGAGTACTACGCCTCAACATCAACCTCTAGTTGCCAAATTGATCTCTGGAAATGA
- the LOC137709987 gene encoding uncharacterized protein: MVIRLAEVDEDDNRLRDATQPYPTPFGYDLEFSMPRGEACYLSCVYTGCPVLVEDVVMPADLIPLDIVDFDIATGRQSLFIVLDYLRLRLWCEDVRAVRHFLDVFPDDLPGLPPDRDVEFIIDLLPVIALPLMRLTRKDVKFEWDDNIQQSFQQLKYCLTYAPVLALPDDSGDFEIYSDASLNGLGYVLIQHGRVIAYALQQLKPHKMNYSTHDLELASIIFALKIWRHYLYGEKYKIFTDHKSIQYLFTQRDLNLRQRRWIELLSDYDCMIEYHSGHANVVASALSRKSQGQINALYTSHIPLLADLRSTGVNLGVENREDALLASFQIDRQSGRTIQTLEDMLRSSVLQFGDAWYQWLDLMEFAYNNSYHSSIGMSPFEGLYGKSCRMPLCWSEVGERVLVGPKMVEETTQNIYVIKFNLKAAQDRQKSLADKHATDRVYKVGDWVFLKLSPRKGVVQFGKKGKLSPRYIEPYQITERVGEVVYRLGLPPELSKVHYVFHVSMLRHYVSDPSHVIPSQPLEINLDLTYDKEPVKNLDWKDKVLRNKIVHLVKFFWRNHSVEEATRETDDLMRDMYPRLFHDY, from the exons ATGGTAATCAGGCTAGCAGAGGTCGATGAGGACGACAACAGGCTCAGGGAT GCGACACAACCTTATCCTACACCTTttgggtatgatttagagttttcaATGCCTAGAGGGGAGGCATGTTATCTTAGCTGTGTGTATACAGGATGTCCCGTGTTGgtggaggatgttgttatgccagctgacctcatcccgttagatattgttgattttgat ATTGCTACGGGAAGACAGTCACTTTTCATCGTCttggattacctgaggttacgTTTATGG TGTGAGGATGTACGAGCAGTCAGGCATTTTCTTGATGTATTCCCTgatgatttacctggattgccgccagatcgagatgtggagttcatTATTGATTTACTTCCAG TTATTGCATTACCACTAATGAGGTTGACAAgaaaagatgttaaatttgagtgggacgaTAATATACAGCAGAgcttccagcagttgaagtattgtctcacttaTGCACCGGTTTTGGCGCTCCCAGATGATAGTGGTGATTTTGAGATCTACAGTGACGCTTCATTGAATGGTCTGGGTTATGTGTTGAttcagcatggtagggtgattgcttatgctttgCAACAGTTGAAGCCTCATAAGATGAATTATTCTACACATGATCTTGAATTAGCATCCATTATCTTTGCCTTAAAGatttggagacattatctttatggtgaAAAATATAAGATTTTTACGGATCATAAAAGTATTCAGTATCTTTTCACtcagagggatcttaatcttcgaCAACGAAGATGGATTGAATTGctcagtgattatgattgcatgaTTGAGTATCATTCTGGCCATGCAAATGTGGTGGCAAGCGCACTTAGTAGGAAGTCTCAAGGTCAAATTAATGCTTTATACACTAGTCACATCCCTCTTCTTGCCGATTTGAGATCCACTGGAGTGAACTTAGGAGTGGAAAATCGGGAGGACGCTTTGCTTGCCAGTTTCCAG ATAGACAGGCAATCTGGGAGGACTATTCAgacgttggaggatatgctAAGATCTTCAGTATTGCAATTTGGCGACGCCTGGTATCAgtggttagatttgatggagtTTGCCTACAATAACAGTTACCATTCGAGCATTGGTATGTCACCTTTTGAGGGACTTTATGGTAAGTCTTGTCGTATGCCATTGTGCTGGTCAGAGGTTGGTGAAAGAGTATTGGTGGGCCCTAAGATGGtagaggagactactcagaatattTATGTAATTAAGTTTAACCTGAAAGCGGCCCAAGATCGACAAAAAAGTCTAGCAGACAAGCATGCCACTGATCGGGTGTATAAAGTTGGtgattgggtatttttgaagTTATCACCACGGAAGGGTGTAGTACAGTTCGGGAAAAAGGGTAAGCTAAGTCCTAGGTACATCGAACCGTATCAGATCACCGAGCGAGTCGGTGAAGTTGTTTACAGGCTTGGATTGCCTCCAGAGTTATCTAAAGTGCACTATGTTTTTCATGTTTCCATGCTTCGTCATTATGTTTCCGATCCATCACATGTGATACCTTCTCAGCCATTGGAAATTAATCTAGATTTGACTTATGACAAGGAGCCAGTGAAGAATTTGGATTGGAAAGATAAGGTTTTGAGGAATAAGATCGTGCACTtagtgaaatttttttggaGAAATCACTCGGTAGAGGAAGCTACCCGGGAGACGGATGATCTTATGAGAGATATGTATCCACGCTTGTTTCATGATTATTAG
- the LOC137709986 gene encoding protein ALP1-like, with protein sequence MSVEYCGCLGALDGTYIGVIVPDVDRPRYRTRKGHIATNVLGVCTDDLKFEYVLFGWEGSDTDLRVLGDAVTRANGLKVPTGTYYLVDSGYTNGEGFLAPYRGTRYHLQEWENNSRAPRNHEEYFNMKHSRARNVIERCFGLLKRRWAILQSPSHYPIKIQGRMITACSLLHNLIRMYMAVDLEENARLAFDELPIGEDLLKVLAYIETVESSQTWTQSNDDLAREIYDEWRGSRA encoded by the exons ATGTCTGTAGAGTATTGT GGTTGCTTAGGAGCACTAGATGGAACATACATAGGGGTCATTGTGCCTGATGTCGATAGACCAAGATATAGAACAAGGAAGGGTCATATAGCAACTAATGTGTTAGGCGTATGTACAGATGACCTCAAATTCGAATATGTGTTATTCGGTTGGGAGGGATCAGATACTGATTTGAGAGTTCTTGGTGACGCTGTTACTAGAGCTAATGGCCTCAAGGTCCCAACTG GTACATACTATTTGGTTGATTCCGGATACACGAATGGTGAGGGTTTTCTGGCACCGTATAGAGGCACTAGATACCATTTGCAAGAGTGGGAAAATAATTCACGTGCACCTAGGAATCATGAagaatattttaatatgaaacACTCACGTGCTAGAAATGTCATTGAGAGATGTTTTGGCCTCCTCAAACGACGTTGGGCTATCTTACAAAGTCCTTCCCACTATCCAATCAAGATTCAGGGACGAATGATCACCGCATGTAGTTTACTTCATAATCTTATCAGAATGTATATGGCGGTTGATCTTGAGGAAAATGCAAGGCTTGCATTTGATGAATTACCTATAGGGGAAGATTTACTCAAAGTATTAGCCTACATTGAAACCGTTGAGTCAAGTCAGACATGGACTCAATCGAACGATGATCTTGCAAGAGAAATATATGATGAGTGGAGAGGAAGCAGGGCTTGA